A region of Candidatus Bathyarchaeota archaeon DNA encodes the following proteins:
- a CDS encoding class I SAM-dependent methyltransferase encodes MFNKKGTVDHYFSASPKVKPRYGLIQAYLRGKTFKFLTASGVFSKKRVDLGTKLLIETMILPEKGYVLDVGCGYGVIGIAAAAFNPKLHVIMVDVNERAVKLARRNIELNNVHNVEVKKGRLYEPVKDTMFNCILSNPPVSAGLTTVKAIITEAPKHMVEKGTLQLVVKSKIGGKRLQQIFHETFGNCTVLARGSGYRVLMAEKNKSGYYSSIS; translated from the coding sequence ATGTTTAACAAAAAAGGCACAGTAGACCATTATTTTTCAGCAAGCCCCAAAGTGAAACCACGATATGGACTTATACAAGCCTATTTAAGGGGAAAAACTTTCAAGTTTCTAACAGCTTCCGGAGTATTCTCTAAAAAACGCGTGGATTTAGGTACAAAACTATTGATAGAAACCATGATTCTCCCTGAAAAGGGCTACGTGTTGGATGTGGGATGCGGCTATGGTGTCATCGGAATCGCAGCTGCAGCATTCAACCCAAAACTGCATGTGATTATGGTGGACGTTAACGAACGAGCTGTGAAACTTGCGAGACGAAACATTGAACTAAACAATGTTCACAACGTTGAAGTTAAAAAAGGACGCCTCTATGAGCCAGTTAAAGACACAATGTTCAACTGCATCCTCTCAAACCCTCCGGTAAGCGCCGGACTAACCACAGTAAAAGCCATAATAACAGAAGCGCCGAAACATATGGTTGAAAAGGGAACATTACAACTTGTTGTGAAGTCCAAGATAGGTGGAAAAAGACTTCAACAAATATTCCATGAAACCTTCGGGAACTGCACGGTTTTGGCAAGGGGAAGCGGCTACCGCGTATTAATGGCGGAGAAAAATAAGAGTGGCTATTATTCTTCAATTTCTTAG
- a CDS encoding 50S ribosomal protein L14e, with amino-acid sequence MPAIEVGRICVKVSGREAGRKCVIVDIIDKNFVLVTGPKNVTGVRRRRANINHLEPLADKIDIKRGASDEEVVEALKTKGLLETMAKPVKPALVQA; translated from the coding sequence TTGCCAGCAATTGAGGTTGGCAGAATATGTGTTAAAGTGTCTGGTAGGGAAGCAGGCAGAAAATGCGTAATAGTCGACATTATAGATAAAAACTTCGTGCTTGTTACTGGCCCGAAAAACGTTACTGGTGTTAGGAGACGGAGGGCAAACATAAATCATCTGGAGCCTTTAGCTGATAAAATTGACATCAAACGCGGTGCTTCTGACGAGGAAGTTGTTGAAGCGTTGAAGACGAAAGGTTTATTGGAGACGATGGCTAAACCAGTAAAACCCGCTTTAGTCCAAGCTTAA
- a CDS encoding M20/M25/M40 family metallo-hydrolase: protein MGVRLLKEIEEEVTTLLSDLIKINTTNPPGNETKAAKFLAETLERDGFKCEILESAPGRGNVITRLKGTGEKPSLLLLSHLDVVAANPKEWSVDPFSGLVKDGFVWGRGAMDMKSMTAMEVMVMKLLKRNGVRLKGDVILAATADEEKGGEYGAGWLVQKYPEKVRADYVINEGGGQAIPVDGKNIFTIQTAEKGILWFKVKAKGRPGHGSVPGAADNAILRMSKVVDKLGNYCAEMVLTPTVKEFLAVMAEENKEMGKKLRLLVQNPTKADEVLDKLAKKDKAMAEELRAMLRMTIAPTIIHGGVKENIIPSECEAVFDCRILPGQTTVEALKCIKGLLADMDLDKLEFEDIQANEPSESPTNTPLYRCIVETLKEFDSKCAVAPILLTGGTDSKFFRKMGTVCYGFQPTLSDLPYGEILRMVHGIDERISINNLVFGTSTLYNVVEKFLT from the coding sequence ATGGGCGTGAGGCTTTTGAAAGAAATTGAAGAAGAGGTTACAACTCTCTTGAGCGATTTGATAAAGATTAACACCACAAACCCGCCAGGAAATGAAACTAAAGCAGCCAAGTTTTTGGCTGAAACTCTTGAAAGGGATGGTTTCAAATGCGAAATTTTGGAATCCGCCCCCGGTAGAGGAAACGTGATCACTCGGTTAAAGGGCACTGGCGAAAAGCCGAGCTTACTTTTACTTTCCCATTTAGACGTGGTGGCTGCAAACCCGAAAGAGTGGAGCGTCGACCCCTTCTCTGGACTAGTTAAGGACGGCTTTGTCTGGGGCAGAGGCGCCATGGATATGAAGTCCATGACAGCCATGGAAGTCATGGTTATGAAGCTTCTGAAACGTAACGGCGTCAGACTTAAGGGTGACGTTATACTGGCAGCGACAGCTGATGAAGAAAAAGGTGGAGAATATGGTGCAGGCTGGCTTGTCCAAAAATATCCGGAAAAAGTTAGGGCAGACTATGTAATAAACGAGGGGGGTGGACAAGCAATCCCGGTGGATGGCAAAAACATTTTCACAATTCAAACGGCTGAAAAAGGCATTTTATGGTTTAAAGTCAAGGCTAAGGGCAGACCTGGGCATGGTTCGGTGCCGGGAGCTGCTGACAACGCGATATTGCGAATGAGTAAAGTTGTGGACAAGCTTGGCAATTATTGTGCAGAGATGGTGCTTACACCAACCGTTAAGGAGTTTTTGGCGGTCATGGCTGAGGAAAACAAAGAGATGGGGAAAAAGCTTAGACTTTTGGTTCAAAATCCGACGAAGGCTGATGAAGTCTTAGATAAGTTAGCCAAGAAAGATAAGGCTATGGCTGAAGAGCTCCGCGCTATGTTAAGGATGACTATAGCCCCCACAATCATTCATGGGGGTGTTAAAGAAAACATAATTCCATCTGAATGCGAAGCAGTCTTCGATTGTAGAATTCTACCGGGACAGACCACGGTTGAAGCATTAAAATGTATAAAAGGGCTTCTGGCAGACATGGACTTGGACAAACTTGAATTTGAGGATATTCAGGCTAATGAGCCTTCAGAGTCGCCTACAAACACACCTCTATATAGGTGTATAGTGGAAACCTTGAAGGAATTCGATTCTAAGTGTGCGGTAGCTCCGATATTGCTGACCGGTGGAACAGACTCCAAGTTCTTCAGAAAGATGGGGACAGTATGCTACGGTTTTCAGCCAACTTTATCAGATTTGCCGTACGGCGAAATCCTCAGAATGGTGCACGGCATAGATGAACGTATATCTATAAATAATCTTGTGTTCGGAACCAGCACCCTCTACAATGTTGTGGAAAAGTTCTTGACGTGA
- a CDS encoding histidinol-phosphatase HisJ family protein yields the protein MNPERTVLFLAHAYPWRWLTTSIDYHIHTFLSGDAKGEISDCVKIAAGKKLEEIGISDHFAPQKLRDKLDPPPNYEKISDYMKKVDDAKGKVMGLIKLKIGVEVDFIPELEDEIREALKGLPFDYVIGSVHFMGNWAFDNPKYIMEYQKWDLATLYEKYFVAVQACAESKIFDVIGHPDLIKKFGYKPKKDITDLYIATAKVFKENDVCIEVNTSGLRYPCKEIYPNKQFLKICYDEGVQITFGSDAHTPENIGRDFDKALSLVKEVGYNFVTIFTRRRKQLKEI from the coding sequence ATTAACCCCGAAAGAACAGTTTTATTCCTCGCTCACGCTTATCCATGGAGGTGGTTAACAACGTCCATAGACTATCATATTCACACATTTTTATCTGGCGATGCTAAAGGTGAAATTTCAGATTGTGTAAAAATTGCAGCCGGCAAAAAACTGGAAGAAATTGGAATTTCTGATCATTTTGCTCCCCAGAAACTCAGAGATAAGCTGGATCCTCCACCAAATTACGAGAAAATATCGGATTATATGAAAAAGGTAGATGATGCCAAGGGGAAAGTTATGGGCCTAATTAAGCTAAAGATTGGAGTTGAGGTAGACTTCATTCCTGAACTTGAGGATGAAATTAGAGAAGCATTAAAAGGCCTTCCCTTCGACTACGTCATAGGATCTGTGCATTTTATGGGGAATTGGGCATTTGACAATCCTAAATATATTATGGAATATCAAAAATGGGATCTTGCAACGCTCTATGAGAAGTATTTTGTGGCGGTTCAGGCTTGCGCAGAATCTAAAATCTTCGACGTTATAGGGCATCCAGATTTAATAAAGAAGTTTGGATATAAACCGAAAAAAGACATCACTGACTTGTATATTGCGACGGCGAAAGTTTTCAAAGAGAATGATGTATGCATTGAAGTGAATACAAGTGGGTTGCGCTATCCTTGTAAAGAAATATATCCCAACAAGCAATTTCTAAAAATATGCTATGATGAGGGTGTTCAAATAACCTTTGGCTCAGATGCCCACACACCAGAGAACATAGGAAGGGACTTTGACAAAGCCTTAAGCCTAGTGAAGGAAGTAGGATATAATTTTGTCACCATCTTTACCAGAAGAAGGAAACAGTTGAAAGAAATATAG
- a CDS encoding Mth938-like domain-containing protein has product MITSYEFGAMVVDGKRYTSDLIIFPERVFSGWWRREGHEICVEDLKEILSQTPPPEVLVVGTGYSGLVKILPEVEKVLKEHGIKLIAQPTREACKTFNELLKTGKRVVGAFHLTC; this is encoded by the coding sequence TTGATTACGTCCTATGAGTTTGGAGCGATGGTTGTTGATGGTAAACGTTACACGAGTGACCTCATAATTTTTCCTGAAAGGGTTTTTAGCGGATGGTGGAGGAGAGAAGGCCACGAAATCTGTGTGGAAGACTTGAAAGAGATTTTAAGTCAAACACCTCCTCCAGAAGTGTTGGTGGTTGGCACTGGTTATTCTGGACTTGTAAAAATTTTGCCAGAAGTTGAAAAGGTTTTAAAAGAGCATGGAATAAAACTCATAGCTCAACCTACACGGGAAGCTTGCAAGACCTTCAATGAGCTTTTAAAGACTGGTAAACGGGTTGTCGGTGCCTTTCACCTGACATGTTGA